One stretch of Streptomyces sp. R21 DNA includes these proteins:
- a CDS encoding amino acid adenylation domain-containing protein codes for MGSESEEKLLGYLKRLTLDLHQARERVRELEEGDREPIAIVGMACRYPGGIDSPAALWRLLASGGETVGAFPRDRGWDDGLYDPGNGGRSLTGSGGFLYDAADFDAGFFGISPREALAMDPQQRLLLETAWRAFEDAGIDPESVRDTETGVFTGLSCHDYGLGRGDVPEEAEGFLTTGSVGGVASGRISYTFGLRGPAITVETACSSSLVALHLAVQSLRRGECTMALAGGATIMSTPQLFTEFTRMQGLSPDGRCRPFSAAADGSGLSEGVGLLLVERLSDARRLGHPVLAVVRGSAVNQDGASNGFTAPSGSAQQRVIRQALKDARLSPGDVQVVEASSTGTPLGDPIEARALLAAYGRDRDLPLRLGSLKSNIGHSQAAAGVAGVMKTVLSMRHGRLPATLFVDEPTPHVDWAAGAVELVAEETAWPETSGRPKRAAVSSQGISGTNAHVIIEEAPVVLGEVPSGEELQAARQDVPRVLVRPAGQDEPRLLTLSARTPAALAELTARYVDLLADGSDAGQAGGDGGAVGDPLAAICRTTSLGRAHFAHRLTAVASSRAELRDLLTRTRPGEAPPPGVRVGARSPESGRGPVFLFTGRPDSPYADTVAELAEAEPVFRRALDLCAQCDQRADASGVRPSPFAVAYALAELWRSWGVEPVAVLGHGIGELVAACVTGTMSLEDALRAAARTPADAAEPDRFTDEIAGLLRDGHRTFVEMGPASPLLDQVRTTEHTAFLPSLRAGQERGDARRTLLDSLGALYTRGARIDWTRVHGEPAGAPASLPGYPFQRERYWLWTGDPRREQAPAHGGPLVAQIRLVAADGTPVALADGVRLEAAPGAVGFASGGVGLEAAPGAVGFASGGVGLEAAPGAVEFASDGVRLEAAPGAAEFAFDGVRLDALSGTVNPASDAVDPETAAGAGEPSAPGTGSAAALVIGMVGRARGAAVTGDDLHLPLRSLGIDSLIAMDIRGTLARRLGVDLPLPDLLDGRSVTEIARTVEARATGHDAPADERPPLAALPAPPTERLAANPAARHDAFPLTDLQQAYLVGRTDAFELGNVSTSFLVEVDLEETDLGRLAASFRLLIDRHDMLRAVVARDGDGHGPGYQRVLAEVPDYRIATVDLRTCDGAERARRLAEIHEEMRNQVFDTEVWPLFDVRATLLDARTTRLHLNFDALIVDGRSSGVLFREWAQTYRSGTPAAPAPALTYRDYVLAAAESDAAPREKSLAYWQARVASLPPAPRLPLRPGPAPRRPVFTHRTGRVGPEAWQRFKDHAAAAGVSPSAALCTAYAQVLAAWSASPRFTLNLLAFNRRPLHEDVGRVVGNLSETLLLEVDAAPAEDFTSGATRLQNQLLSDLEHGHVSGVEVLRELNRTRGGTGLAGMPVVFTSTIGFAGQGDGALTALRALGAGGGTLASSSVRTPQVWLDHQALEEAGELVLNWDVVEELFPDGVVDGMWDAYLDLVRDLCGEGAWRRPPSVLAPPADLEIRAAANATDAPVPSELLHDAFLRQAGIRPDAPAVITAARTLTYGEVDRRSDRIARWLLDQGAGPGVLVGIVMDKSWEQVVAALGILKSGAAYVPVDAAVPGRRLRVIMETAGVEVVLTRSAVADGLELPDGTRALHVDTAWDDPYPSPLPLSRAEPEDLAYVIFTSGSTGVPKGVMIEHTGAVNTIQDINDRFDVSADDRVLALSALHFDLSVYDVFGLLAAGGAVVLPDASAQREPAAWLELVNRHRVTIWNSVPALMDMFVAHVRALGGPPSLRVVMMSGDWIPVTLPGAIASVVPNARTWSLGGATEASIWSIQYPITRVDPDRTSIPYGRPMRNQRFHVLDGALRPRPIWVPGDLYIAGAGLARGYLGDEAKTRAAFLRHPVTGERLYRTGDLGRCLPDGDIEFLGRADLQVKIQGHRIELGEIEAALLRLPDVRAAAAVAEGERGGPRRLVAYAVSDTPEEELREALGRELPGYMVPARIVLLDELPLTGNGKVDRHLLPSPEESAPRSGAAVAPRDATERLLAEIWAEFFKPAGKPAGKPADRPVGIGIGVTANFFDLGGDSMLAVRMMARIRQRTGRSLPVATLLARPTVESLAEVLRDQPGDEGRAALVTVRDAGTQPPLILVHPVGGDVLCYAGLGALLDDDQPLHALQYPDQYPGLEPAPRSVADLAAHYADAITERFPDGPYRLGGWSMGGVIALETGRLLAGRGKAVELVAAVDLLEPPGRAEPASDAALLARFARDLAGLAGSDWNPGPAEFEPTGGRSPIEELRTRARAAAVLPDEIDAATLERLAGRFLRLSRALADHEPTAYHGRVRLLRAMDGATASTTRQWLDLLGDRAESVDVPGDHYSVMRPPNLQTLAAELGKALNDL; via the coding sequence ATGGGATCAGAATCAGAAGAGAAGCTGCTCGGCTACCTCAAGCGCCTCACCCTCGACCTGCACCAGGCGCGTGAGCGCGTGCGCGAGCTGGAGGAGGGCGACCGGGAGCCGATCGCGATCGTCGGCATGGCGTGCCGGTACCCGGGCGGGATCGACTCGCCCGCCGCCCTGTGGCGGCTGCTGGCCTCGGGCGGGGAGACCGTCGGCGCGTTCCCCCGCGACCGGGGCTGGGACGACGGCCTGTACGACCCCGGCAACGGCGGCCGCAGCCTGACCGGCTCCGGCGGCTTCCTCTACGACGCGGCGGACTTCGACGCGGGCTTCTTCGGCATCAGCCCGCGCGAGGCCCTGGCCATGGACCCGCAGCAACGGCTGCTCCTGGAGACCGCCTGGCGGGCCTTCGAGGACGCCGGGATCGATCCGGAGTCGGTGCGCGACACCGAGACCGGCGTGTTCACCGGGCTGTCCTGTCACGACTACGGGCTGGGGCGCGGCGACGTGCCCGAGGAGGCCGAGGGCTTCCTGACGACCGGGTCGGTGGGCGGCGTCGCGTCCGGCCGGATCTCGTACACGTTCGGCCTGCGCGGCCCGGCGATCACCGTGGAGACGGCCTGTTCGTCGTCGCTGGTGGCGCTGCACCTGGCCGTGCAGTCACTGCGCCGCGGCGAGTGCACGATGGCGCTGGCGGGCGGCGCGACGATCATGTCCACGCCGCAGCTGTTCACCGAGTTCACCCGCATGCAGGGCCTGTCGCCGGACGGCCGCTGCCGCCCCTTCTCGGCCGCCGCCGACGGCAGTGGGCTCTCCGAGGGCGTGGGCCTGCTGCTGGTGGAACGGCTGTCGGACGCCAGGCGGCTCGGTCACCCCGTGCTGGCCGTGGTGCGCGGCAGCGCGGTGAACCAGGACGGCGCCAGCAACGGCTTCACCGCGCCGAGCGGTTCCGCGCAACAGCGGGTCATCCGGCAGGCGTTGAAGGACGCGCGGCTGTCGCCCGGTGACGTCCAGGTGGTGGAGGCGAGCAGCACCGGCACCCCGCTCGGCGACCCGATCGAGGCGCGTGCCCTGCTGGCCGCCTACGGGCGTGACCGGGACCTGCCGCTGCGGCTCGGCTCGCTGAAGTCCAACATCGGGCACTCCCAGGCGGCGGCGGGCGTCGCCGGGGTCATGAAGACGGTGCTGTCGATGCGTCACGGCAGGCTCCCCGCCACCCTGTTCGTGGACGAGCCCACCCCGCACGTCGACTGGGCGGCGGGCGCGGTCGAACTCGTCGCCGAGGAGACCGCGTGGCCGGAGACCTCGGGGCGGCCGAAACGCGCCGCGGTGTCCTCGCAGGGCATCAGCGGCACGAACGCGCACGTGATCATCGAAGAGGCTCCGGTCGTCCTCGGCGAGGTGCCGTCCGGCGAGGAGCTTCAGGCCGCCCGGCAGGATGTGCCACGCGTGTTGGTCCGGCCCGCCGGGCAGGACGAGCCACGCCTGTTGACCCTGTCGGCCAGGACGCCGGCCGCGCTCGCCGAGCTCACCGCGCGCTACGTCGATCTGCTGGCCGACGGCTCCGACGCCGGGCAGGCCGGTGGTGACGGCGGTGCCGTCGGCGATCCGCTCGCGGCAATATGCCGCACCACGAGCCTCGGGCGGGCGCACTTCGCGCACCGGCTCACGGCCGTCGCGTCCTCGCGCGCCGAGCTGCGGGACCTCCTCACCCGGACGCGTCCCGGCGAGGCGCCGCCGCCCGGCGTACGCGTCGGCGCGCGGAGCCCGGAGTCCGGCCGGGGCCCGGTGTTCCTCTTCACCGGCCGCCCGGATTCGCCGTACGCCGACACGGTCGCCGAACTGGCCGAGGCGGAGCCGGTGTTCCGCCGGGCCCTGGACCTTTGCGCCCAGTGCGACCAGCGGGCCGATGCGTCCGGTGTCCGGCCCTCGCCGTTCGCCGTCGCGTACGCGCTCGCCGAGCTGTGGCGGTCGTGGGGCGTGGAGCCCGTCGCCGTCCTCGGCCACGGCATCGGCGAGCTGGTGGCCGCGTGCGTCACGGGCACGATGAGCCTGGAGGACGCGCTGCGGGCGGCGGCAAGGACTCCAGCAGACGCCGCCGAGCCCGATCGGTTCACCGACGAAATCGCCGGGTTGCTACGGGACGGCCACCGGACCTTCGTGGAGATGGGCCCCGCCTCGCCGCTCCTCGACCAGGTGCGGACGACCGAGCACACCGCGTTCCTGCCGTCGCTGCGCGCGGGGCAAGAGAGAGGGGACGCCCGGCGCACCCTCCTCGACAGCCTCGGCGCGCTCTACACCCGAGGCGCCCGCATCGACTGGACCCGCGTGCACGGCGAGCCCGCCGGGGCGCCCGCGTCGCTGCCCGGATACCCGTTCCAGCGCGAGCGCTACTGGCTCTGGACGGGAGACCCCCGCAGGGAACAAGCACCCGCGCACGGCGGCCCGTTGGTCGCGCAGATACGGCTCGTCGCCGCCGACGGCACGCCTGTGGCACTCGCGGACGGCGTACGGCTGGAAGCGGCGCCCGGTGCGGTCGGGTTCGCGTCGGGCGGTGTGGGGCTGGAAGCGGCGCCCGGTGCGGTCGGGTTCGCGTCGGGCGGTGTGGGGCTGGAAGCGGCGCCCGGTGCGGTCGAGTTCGCGTCCGACGGCGTACGGCTGGAAGCGGCGCCCGGTGCGGCCGAGTTCGCGTTCGACGGCGTTCGCCTCGATGCGCTGTCCGGCACGGTCAACCCCGCGTCCGACGCCGTAGACCCGGAAACGGCAGCAGGTGCGGGCGAGCCCTCCGCGCCCGGGACCGGCAGCGCGGCCGCGCTGGTGATCGGCATGGTCGGCCGGGCGCGCGGCGCGGCCGTCACCGGCGACGATCTGCACCTGCCGCTGCGGAGCCTGGGCATCGACTCGCTGATCGCGATGGACATCCGGGGAACCCTCGCCCGGCGGCTGGGCGTCGACCTTCCGCTGCCCGACCTGCTGGACGGCCGGAGCGTCACCGAGATCGCGCGGACAGTCGAGGCCCGCGCGACCGGCCACGACGCGCCCGCGGACGAACGACCGCCCCTCGCGGCCCTGCCCGCACCACCCACGGAACGCCTCGCCGCGAACCCCGCCGCCCGCCACGACGCCTTCCCCCTCACCGACCTCCAACAGGCCTACCTGGTGGGCCGGACCGACGCCTTCGAGCTCGGCAACGTCTCCACCTCCTTCCTCGTCGAGGTCGACCTGGAGGAGACCGACCTGGGCCGGCTCGCTGCCTCCTTCCGGCTCCTCATCGACCGGCACGACATGCTCCGCGCGGTCGTCGCCAGGGACGGGGACGGGCATGGCCCCGGGTACCAGCGGGTGCTCGCCGAGGTCCCCGACTACCGCATCGCCACGGTCGACCTGCGGACGTGCGACGGCGCCGAACGGGCCCGCCGCCTGGCGGAGATCCACGAGGAGATGCGGAACCAGGTCTTCGACACCGAGGTCTGGCCGCTGTTCGACGTACGGGCGACCCTGCTCGACGCGCGCACGACCCGGCTGCACCTCAACTTCGACGCGCTGATCGTCGACGGCCGGAGTTCCGGGGTGCTGTTCCGGGAGTGGGCGCAGACCTACCGCTCCGGGACGCCCGCGGCACCCGCCCCGGCCCTCACCTACCGCGACTACGTGCTCGCCGCCGCCGAATCGGACGCCGCGCCGCGCGAGAAGTCGCTCGCCTACTGGCAGGCGCGCGTCGCCTCTCTCCCGCCCGCGCCCCGCCTGCCGTTGCGACCGGGACCCGCGCCACGGCGGCCGGTGTTCACCCACCGCACGGGCCGCGTCGGGCCCGAGGCATGGCAGCGCTTCAAGGACCACGCGGCCGCCGCGGGCGTCTCGCCCTCGGCCGCCCTGTGCACCGCGTACGCACAGGTCCTCGCCGCCTGGAGCGCCTCGCCGCGCTTCACGCTCAACCTGCTGGCGTTCAACCGGCGGCCACTGCACGAGGACGTCGGCCGGGTCGTCGGAAACCTCAGCGAGACCCTCCTGCTGGAAGTCGACGCCGCCCCCGCCGAGGACTTCACCTCGGGCGCCACGCGGTTGCAGAACCAGTTGCTGAGCGACCTCGAACACGGGCACGTCAGCGGCGTCGAGGTGCTGCGTGAGCTCAACCGCACCCGGGGCGGCACCGGCCTGGCGGGCATGCCCGTGGTCTTCACCAGCACGATCGGCTTCGCGGGACAGGGCGACGGCGCGCTCACGGCACTACGGGCGCTCGGCGCCGGTGGCGGCACGCTCGCGTCCAGCTCCGTACGGACGCCGCAGGTGTGGCTGGACCACCAGGCCCTGGAGGAGGCCGGGGAACTGGTCCTCAACTGGGACGTGGTGGAGGAGCTGTTCCCCGACGGCGTCGTCGACGGGATGTGGGACGCCTACCTGGACCTGGTGCGGGACCTGTGCGGCGAGGGGGCGTGGCGTCGCCCGCCGTCCGTGCTCGCGCCGCCGGCCGACCTGGAGATCCGTGCGGCGGCCAACGCCACGGACGCCCCCGTCCCCTCCGAACTGCTGCACGACGCGTTCCTGCGGCAGGCCGGGATCCGGCCGGACGCGCCCGCCGTCATCACCGCCGCCCGAACCCTGACCTACGGCGAGGTGGACCGCCGCTCCGACCGGATCGCCCGGTGGCTGCTCGACCAGGGCGCGGGTCCGGGTGTGCTCGTCGGCATCGTGATGGACAAGAGCTGGGAGCAGGTCGTCGCGGCCCTGGGCATCCTCAAGTCCGGCGCCGCCTATGTGCCGGTCGACGCCGCCGTGCCCGGCCGCCGGCTTCGGGTGATCATGGAGACCGCCGGTGTCGAGGTGGTGCTGACCCGGTCGGCGGTCGCGGACGGGCTCGAACTGCCGGACGGAACCCGCGCACTGCACGTCGACACGGCATGGGACGACCCCTACCCGAGCCCCCTGCCCCTTTCCCGGGCCGAGCCCGAAGATCTCGCCTACGTCATCTTCACCTCGGGTTCCACCGGAGTGCCGAAGGGCGTGATGATCGAGCACACCGGTGCGGTCAACACGATCCAGGACATCAACGACCGGTTCGACGTGAGTGCGGACGACCGCGTCCTGGCCCTGTCCGCGCTCCACTTCGACCTCTCGGTCTACGACGTGTTCGGTCTGCTCGCGGCCGGCGGAGCCGTGGTCCTGCCCGACGCGTCGGCGCAGCGCGAACCGGCCGCCTGGCTGGAACTGGTGAACCGGCACCGCGTGACGATCTGGAACAGCGTCCCCGCGCTGATGGACATGTTCGTCGCCCACGTGCGGGCCCTCGGCGGTCCGCCGTCGCTGCGCGTGGTGATGATGAGCGGTGACTGGATCCCCGTCACCCTCCCCGGAGCCATCGCCTCCGTCGTGCCGAACGCGCGCACCTGGAGCCTGGGCGGCGCCACCGAGGCGTCCATCTGGTCGATCCAGTACCCGATCACCCGAGTGGACCCCGACCGCACGAGCATCCCGTACGGCAGGCCGATGCGGAACCAGCGTTTCCATGTGCTGGACGGGGCGCTGCGCCCGCGCCCGATCTGGGTCCCGGGCGATCTGTACATCGCCGGTGCCGGTCTGGCCCGCGGCTACCTCGGCGACGAGGCGAAGACCCGCGCGGCGTTCCTGCGCCACCCGGTGACGGGGGAGCGGCTCTACCGGACCGGTGACCTCGGGCGCTGTCTGCCGGACGGCGACATCGAGTTCCTGGGGCGCGCGGACCTTCAGGTGAAGATCCAGGGGCATCGGATCGAGCTCGGCGAGATCGAGGCGGCGCTGCTGCGCCTGCCGGACGTCCGCGCGGCGGCCGCGGTGGCCGAGGGCGAGCGGGGCGGCCCCAGAAGGCTCGTCGCGTACGCCGTGTCGGACACCCCCGAGGAGGAGCTGCGCGAGGCGCTCGGCCGGGAACTGCCCGGCTACATGGTGCCCGCCCGCATCGTCCTCCTGGACGAGCTGCCGCTGACCGGCAACGGCAAGGTGGACCGCCATCTCCTGCCGTCGCCCGAGGAGTCGGCCCCGCGTTCCGGCGCTGCGGTCGCACCGCGCGATGCGACCGAACGGCTCCTCGCCGAGATCTGGGCCGAGTTCTTCAAGCCCGCAGGCAAGCCCGCAGGCAAGCCCGCCGACAGGCCCGTCGGCATCGGCATCGGCGTCACCGCGAACTTCTTCGACCTCGGCGGCGACTCCATGCTCGCGGTGCGGATGATGGCCCGGATCCGGCAGCGCACCGGCCGGTCGCTGCCGGTGGCCACGCTGCTCGCCCGGCCGACCGTCGAGTCGCTCGCCGAGGTGCTGCGCGATCAGCCCGGCGACGAAGGCCGGGCGGCCCTGGTCACGGTCCGGGACGCCGGAACCCAGCCCCCCTTGATCCTCGTCCACCCGGTCGGCGGCGACGTGCTCTGCTACGCCGGCCTCGGCGCCCTCCTGGACGACGACCAGCCGCTGCACGCCCTCCAGTACCCCGACCAGTACCCAGGCCTCGAACCCGCGCCGCGGTCCGTGGCCGACCTGGCCGCGCACTACGCCGACGCGATCACCGAACGGTTCCCGGACGGCCCGTACCGGCTCGGCGGCTGGTCCATGGGCGGCGTGATCGCCCTGGAGACCGGCC